From a region of the Deltaproteobacteria bacterium genome:
- the smc gene encoding chromosome segregation protein SMC yields the protein MHIKQLELYGFKSFVDKTVISFPTGICAVVGPNGCGKSNIVDAIRWVLGEQSAKQLRGKVMEQIIFSGTNGRPMLNFTEVSLVINNEQGKAPPPYQDCSEIMVTRRLFRSGDSEYLINKIPCRRMDITRLFLEAGIGHRHYAIIEQGRIGNIVESRPEDIRTLIEEAAGITAFKLKKKAALRKIDLTSQNLLRLGDIIAEVSRQLSSLKRQAQRANRYRTLKQEIKRLEIRRASHHYSAWLQQLDGLKKQQQILEDSEFARAAQLSKVEAELTEHSLKVQQQEELLRQKRDELFRLKSSISKDENQLQHIRERSGELQQRQQHLGREIEELHERLQQRSTERDRLAAEQEELASECLRAEQLSSQLHEELSLRKSQLSQLEQAIDASKNELINLLSELAGTRNDRAAVERHLQELHHKQHRRKDELEDSQQDIARLHSEKEQLEARVAASREKITEVTEKVQLLQQQAADLEKERTAKGADLRALESTFHRHQSRLAVLTEMQRTHGWFSDAVKTILQAKEKNEIDCDLQGIVAEMIEVDSQHRQAVEAVLGDRLQAMVVASPGDACRAMDLLKDKAVGRGHFLPSSFVTDTVPPPVTSSEDPVPLVELVRPRPGYEDIVHHLLGRVLFCPDLENALQWWQANPHTCTLVTADGDLLDRDGTLAGGSEDRQLSILLKQDEVRNLQRQVEETGRLLEKSRSELAALEERMLQTRRARQEAESERKHLEERLLHQENDLYRVVADLEKIEEYFTMVQVEQEHDAEERSRLQEKLLELQETAAEMEQRQKEVEQQISQSLQERRQLEQTVESLREKVTCQQVALGKLVEKREAARTSHLRLQEYYAETEMRSSQLQQELDSCKRQLASLAQQKVDTEQRLKLAHEKYLEQKALLQQEEHYWQQAESRSLELEQQKRELLAQERNQQKELQELRQQITELNLKVQYLLHEIQERYRIDLSKETSANISAPLDIDKIASKIIRLRNRVARIGEVNLTAIQEYEEQKKRLDFLSSQRDDLQQSLQALKKAISRINRTTRNRFLGTIEAVNSKLAEVFPLLFNGGTGRLQLLDEQDPLESGVEILVHPPGKRLTTMSLLSGGEKALAAVALLFSLYMIRPSPFCIMDEVDAPLDEANIDRFNQLVTRISRDSQIIMVTHNKRTMEICDVLLGVTMEEPGISKIISVNFKGISENHGTLVQTHT from the coding sequence ATGCACATCAAACAGCTCGAACTTTACGGCTTCAAGTCCTTTGTAGACAAGACCGTCATCTCCTTCCCCACGGGCATCTGCGCCGTGGTAGGCCCGAACGGCTGCGGCAAGAGCAATATTGTAGATGCAATTCGCTGGGTCCTGGGGGAGCAGAGCGCCAAGCAGCTGCGCGGCAAAGTCATGGAGCAGATCATCTTCAGCGGCACCAATGGCCGCCCCATGCTCAACTTCACCGAGGTTTCGCTGGTCATCAATAATGAGCAAGGAAAAGCCCCGCCGCCCTACCAGGACTGCAGCGAAATCATGGTAACCCGCCGGCTCTTTCGCTCGGGCGACAGCGAGTACCTCATCAACAAGATTCCCTGCAGGCGCATGGATATAACCAGGCTTTTCCTGGAAGCAGGCATAGGACATCGGCACTACGCCATCATCGAACAGGGACGCATCGGCAATATTGTCGAGTCTAGGCCGGAAGACATCCGAACACTCATTGAAGAGGCCGCAGGTATTACTGCCTTCAAACTGAAGAAAAAAGCAGCACTCCGCAAGATCGACCTGACCAGTCAGAATCTGCTTCGCCTGGGAGACATCATTGCTGAAGTTTCGAGACAGTTATCCAGCTTGAAACGCCAGGCTCAGCGGGCGAATCGCTATCGCACCCTCAAGCAGGAAATAAAGCGGTTGGAAATCAGGCGAGCCAGCCATCATTACTCAGCCTGGCTGCAGCAGCTAGATGGCCTGAAAAAGCAACAGCAGATCCTGGAGGACTCAGAATTCGCCAGGGCTGCCCAGCTGAGCAAAGTGGAGGCTGAACTCACTGAGCACTCCTTGAAGGTACAACAACAGGAAGAGCTTCTGCGCCAGAAACGGGACGAACTCTTTCGCCTGAAAAGCTCCATAAGCAAAGACGAAAATCAGCTACAACACATCCGTGAGCGCTCAGGGGAACTGCAGCAACGCCAGCAACACCTCGGCCGTGAAATAGAGGAGCTGCATGAACGCTTGCAGCAACGCAGCACTGAAAGAGATCGTCTTGCTGCAGAACAAGAAGAGCTTGCCAGCGAGTGCCTGCGAGCTGAACAACTCAGCAGCCAGCTGCACGAGGAACTGAGCCTGCGAAAGAGTCAGTTGAGTCAATTGGAGCAAGCAATCGATGCCAGCAAGAACGAATTGATCAATCTCTTGAGTGAGCTTGCTGGAACTCGCAATGACAGAGCCGCTGTAGAGAGACATCTTCAAGAGCTCCACCATAAACAGCACCGCAGAAAGGACGAACTGGAGGATTCTCAGCAAGATATCGCCCGGCTGCATTCGGAAAAAGAACAGTTGGAGGCCAGGGTTGCTGCCAGTCGTGAAAAGATCACAGAGGTGACAGAAAAAGTTCAACTGCTGCAACAACAGGCTGCTGATCTCGAAAAGGAGCGCACTGCCAAGGGTGCTGATCTCCGGGCGCTCGAAAGCACCTTCCACCGCCATCAGTCAAGATTGGCAGTCCTCACAGAGATGCAGCGAACACATGGCTGGTTTAGCGATGCGGTCAAGACCATTCTGCAGGCAAAAGAAAAAAATGAGATAGACTGCGATCTCCAGGGGATAGTAGCGGAAATGATTGAGGTAGACAGCCAGCACCGGCAGGCGGTTGAGGCAGTACTCGGCGATCGCCTGCAGGCCATGGTGGTAGCATCCCCTGGGGATGCCTGTCGCGCCATGGACCTGCTCAAAGATAAGGCTGTAGGTCGAGGCCATTTCCTGCCATCTTCCTTTGTCACTGATACGGTGCCTCCGCCAGTGACCAGCAGCGAAGATCCCGTTCCCCTGGTAGAGCTGGTGAGACCTCGACCCGGGTATGAGGACATTGTGCACCATTTGCTGGGCCGAGTACTGTTTTGTCCTGACCTGGAAAATGCTCTGCAATGGTGGCAGGCCAATCCGCACACCTGCACCCTGGTTACCGCTGACGGTGATCTGTTGGACCGGGACGGTACCCTGGCCGGCGGCAGCGAAGACCGCCAGCTCAGCATTCTATTGAAACAGGATGAAGTCAGGAACTTGCAGCGACAGGTAGAAGAAACTGGCCGACTGCTAGAGAAGAGCCGCAGCGAGCTTGCCGCATTAGAAGAGAGAATGCTGCAAACGAGGAGGGCGAGGCAAGAAGCAGAGAGCGAGCGCAAACACCTCGAGGAACGTCTGCTTCACCAGGAGAATGACCTCTACCGGGTGGTGGCGGATCTGGAAAAAATCGAAGAGTACTTCACCATGGTCCAGGTGGAGCAGGAGCATGATGCGGAGGAGAGGAGTCGCCTGCAGGAAAAACTCCTCGAGCTGCAGGAAACGGCTGCAGAGATGGAGCAACGCCAGAAGGAGGTGGAGCAGCAGATCAGCCAGTCGCTCCAGGAGCGGCGCCAGCTTGAACAGACGGTTGAGTCGCTGAGAGAGAAGGTTACCTGCCAGCAAGTTGCTCTCGGAAAGCTGGTTGAAAAGAGAGAAGCAGCCCGCACCAGCCACCTGCGTCTCCAGGAATATTATGCGGAAACCGAGATGAGAAGCAGCCAACTGCAGCAGGAGCTGGACTCGTGCAAACGCCAGTTGGCAAGCCTGGCTCAGCAAAAAGTAGACACGGAACAGCGACTCAAACTTGCCCATGAAAAATACCTTGAACAAAAAGCTCTGCTGCAGCAAGAGGAGCACTACTGGCAGCAGGCGGAATCTCGCTCACTTGAATTGGAGCAGCAAAAGCGTGAACTGCTTGCGCAAGAAAGAAACCAGCAGAAAGAGCTGCAGGAACTCCGGCAGCAGATCACTGAGCTGAATCTCAAAGTGCAATATCTACTGCACGAAATACAGGAGCGCTATCGCATCGACCTGAGCAAAGAAACCAGCGCCAATATTTCAGCGCCGCTGGACATAGACAAAATAGCCAGCAAAATAATCCGGCTCCGCAACCGCGTCGCCCGGATTGGCGAAGTAAACTTGACAGCCATCCAGGAATATGAGGAGCAGAAAAAGAGGCTCGATTTTCTCAGCAGCCAAAGGGATGATCTGCAGCAGTCCCTGCAAGCCTTGAAAAAGGCCATCTCTCGAATCAACAGAACCACCAGGAACCGCTTTCTGGGAACTATCGAGGCCGTAAACAGCAAGCTGGCAGAAGTCTTTCCCCTGCTTTTCAATGGCGGCACCGGCAGACTGCAACTCCTTGATGAGCAGGATCCTCTCGAATCAGGGGTGGAAATCCTGGTTCATCCTCCGGGCAAACGGCTCACCACCATGAGCCTCCTTTCTGGAGGCGAAAAAGCCCTGGCTGCGGTCGCCCTGCTCTTTTCTCTTTATATGATAAGGCCGAGTCCTTTCTGCATTATGGACGAAGTAGACGCACCACTCGACGAGGCCAATATTGATCGATTCAATCAGCTGGTAACCAGAATAAGCCGCGACTCTCAGATCATCATGGTAACTCACAACAAGCGGACCATGGAGATCTGCGATGTCCTCCTGGGGGTTACCATGGAAGAACCCGGCATTTCAAAGATCATTTCAGTCAATTTCAAGGGGATTTCAGAAAATCATGGTACGCTGGTTCAGACGCACACCTAA
- the ftsY gene encoding signal recognition particle-docking protein FtsY: protein MSSWGLPWKNPAFQRSFQSISRGFQKIMVRWFRRTPKQPAHQEEQEETGNRVPVEKVAPEATAPCPDDQDTAREGPKLFQHMRQRLRKTRQKLLGGLDRLILGKKEIDEEILEELEEVLITADMGVSTTRKLIEAIEAKVHRRELTDPDRLLAHLKDEICHLLQVEAAELDVGQYKPFVLMAIGVNGVGKTTTLAKLGHYYKSRGMKVMLVAADTFRAAAVEQLEQWADRLAVDLVKQHSGADPGAVVFDALTAAQARGTDVVLIDTAGRLHTKVNLMEELKKVKRVIAKQMAAAPHEVLLILDATTGQNALSQARLFHQELGVTGLALTKLDGTAKGGIVIGICQELKLPIRFIGLGEALEDLQPFEAERFVAALF from the coding sequence ATGTCCTCCTGGGGGTTACCATGGAAGAACCCGGCATTTCAAAGATCATTTCAGTCAATTTCAAGGGGATTTCAGAAAATCATGGTACGCTGGTTCAGACGCACACCTAAGCAGCCTGCCCACCAAGAGGAGCAGGAAGAGACTGGCAATCGTGTGCCTGTGGAGAAAGTTGCCCCGGAGGCTACGGCGCCTTGCCCAGACGATCAGGATACTGCCAGGGAAGGACCGAAACTTTTCCAGCACATGCGCCAGAGATTACGAAAAACGCGGCAAAAATTGCTGGGCGGCCTGGACCGCCTCATTCTGGGCAAAAAGGAGATCGACGAGGAAATACTGGAAGAACTGGAAGAAGTGCTCATCACTGCCGACATGGGCGTCAGCACCACCCGCAAGCTCATCGAAGCAATCGAAGCGAAAGTTCATCGACGTGAATTGACCGATCCGGATAGATTACTGGCTCACCTCAAGGACGAAATATGCCATCTCCTGCAAGTGGAGGCAGCAGAACTGGATGTGGGCCAATACAAACCCTTCGTGCTCATGGCTATAGGTGTCAATGGGGTTGGCAAGACCACGACTCTGGCAAAACTCGGCCACTATTACAAGAGCCGCGGCATGAAGGTGATGCTGGTGGCTGCAGACACCTTTCGCGCCGCTGCTGTGGAACAATTGGAACAATGGGCCGACCGTCTGGCGGTGGATCTTGTCAAGCAGCACAGCGGCGCCGATCCAGGCGCAGTCGTATTCGATGCCCTCACTGCAGCGCAGGCCAGGGGTACTGATGTGGTGCTCATAGATACTGCAGGCAGGCTGCACACCAAAGTCAATCTCATGGAGGAGTTGAAGAAAGTCAAGAGAGTCATCGCCAAACAGATGGCTGCAGCCCCTCATGAGGTGCTGCTCATTCTAGATGCCACCACCGGACAAAATGCTCTTTCTCAAGCTCGCCTGTTCCACCAGGAACTGGGAGTAACGGGCCTGGCCCTGACAAAACTGGACGGCACCGCCAAGGGAGGCATTGTCATTGGCATCTGTCAGGAGCTCAAGCTGCCTATCCGATTTATAGGGCTGGGTGAGGCTCTCGAGGACCTGCAACCCTTCGAGGCTGAGAGATTTGTCGCCGCCCTCTTCTGA